From the genome of Chroicocephalus ridibundus chromosome 1, bChrRid1.1, whole genome shotgun sequence, one region includes:
- the NCF4 gene encoding neutrophil cytosol factor 4 isoform X1 has protein sequence MSLPRQLREKSDFDQLPDDVPVSANIADIEEKKGFSNYYMFVIEVKLKGGGRYLIFRRYRQFYALHTKLEERYGAESKNSPFTCTLPILPGKVYVGAKKEIAENRIPILNVYMKNLLCLPVWVLMDEEVRLFFYHSTFDGEQVPHRLRRLRPRTRRVKSISPQVPISDRTAAPRAEALFDFSGTNKMELSFKKGDLIYLLSRVNKDWLEGTANDATGIFPCAFVKIIKDLPQQEDTVNKVRCYYHDETMSTVRDISVEEDLSSIPSFKDLMELMRREFDQDDIVLNYRDPDGDLIRLLSDQDVELMVSQSRRRRSEKHFFPWKLHITHKDDLGVYNTSPGIGATQTVRAT, from the exons ATGTCTCTTCCCCGACAGCTGCGAGAAAAGAG TGATTTTGACCAGCTTCCAGATGATGTACCTGTTTCAGCTAACATTGCAGACATTGAAGAGAAGAAAGGCTTTTCTAATTATTAT ATGTTTGTCATTGAAGTAAAGCTTAAAGGTGGTGGCAGATACCTGATTTTCCGACGCTATCGTCAGTTCTATGCCCTGCACACCAAACTAGAGGAGAGATATGGGGCAGAGAGCAAAAACAGCCCTTTCACCTGCACACTCCCCATATTGCCAG GAAAAGTTTATGTTGGGGCCAAAAAGGAAATAGCTGAGAACAGGATTCCTATCCTAAATGTCTACATGAAG AACCTACTCTGCCTACCCGTTTGGGTGTTGATGGATGAAGAGGTCCGGCTGTTCTTCTACCACTCAACCTTTGATGGTGAACAGGTGCCTCACAGACTGAGACGGCTTCGCCCACGGACACGCCGAGT TAAGAGCATTTCACCTCAAGTGCCTATTTCTGACCGCACGGCAGCTCCACGGGCTGAG GCACTGTTTGATTTTTCTGGAACCAATAAAATGGAACTCAGCTTCAAGAAGGGAGACTTGATCTATCTACTTAGCAGAGTAAACAAAGACTGGTTGGAG GGAACAGCTAATGATGCCACTGGGATTTTCCCATGTGCTTTTGTGAAGATCATAAAAGATTTACCACAGCAGGAAGACACAGTTAATAAAGTTCGCTGTTATTACCATGACGAGACTATGAGCACTGTCAG GGATATTTCAGTGGAAGAGGATCTGAGCAGCATTCCATCATTCAAAGATCTCATGGAATTGATGAG GCGGGAGTTTGACCAAGATGACATTGTTTTGAATTACCGGGACCCTGACGGTGATCTGATCCGGCTACTCTCCGATCAAGATGTTGAACTCATGGTGTCTCAGAGCAGGAGAAGGCGATCTGAGAAGCATTTCTTCCCTTGGAAGCTGCACATCACGCACAAAGATGACTTGGGTGTCTACAACACTAGTCCAGGAATAGGTGCTACTCAAACAGTAAGAGCAACATAA
- the NCF4 gene encoding neutrophil cytosol factor 4 isoform X2, which yields MFVIEVKLKGGGRYLIFRRYRQFYALHTKLEERYGAESKNSPFTCTLPILPGKVYVGAKKEIAENRIPILNVYMKNLLCLPVWVLMDEEVRLFFYHSTFDGEQVPHRLRRLRPRTRRVKSISPQVPISDRTAAPRAEALFDFSGTNKMELSFKKGDLIYLLSRVNKDWLEGTANDATGIFPCAFVKIIKDLPQQEDTVNKVRCYYHDETMSTVRDISVEEDLSSIPSFKDLMELMRREFDQDDIVLNYRDPDGDLIRLLSDQDVELMVSQSRRRRSEKHFFPWKLHITHKDDLGVYNTSPGIGATQTVRAT from the exons ATGTTTGTCATTGAAGTAAAGCTTAAAGGTGGTGGCAGATACCTGATTTTCCGACGCTATCGTCAGTTCTATGCCCTGCACACCAAACTAGAGGAGAGATATGGGGCAGAGAGCAAAAACAGCCCTTTCACCTGCACACTCCCCATATTGCCAG GAAAAGTTTATGTTGGGGCCAAAAAGGAAATAGCTGAGAACAGGATTCCTATCCTAAATGTCTACATGAAG AACCTACTCTGCCTACCCGTTTGGGTGTTGATGGATGAAGAGGTCCGGCTGTTCTTCTACCACTCAACCTTTGATGGTGAACAGGTGCCTCACAGACTGAGACGGCTTCGCCCACGGACACGCCGAGT TAAGAGCATTTCACCTCAAGTGCCTATTTCTGACCGCACGGCAGCTCCACGGGCTGAG GCACTGTTTGATTTTTCTGGAACCAATAAAATGGAACTCAGCTTCAAGAAGGGAGACTTGATCTATCTACTTAGCAGAGTAAACAAAGACTGGTTGGAG GGAACAGCTAATGATGCCACTGGGATTTTCCCATGTGCTTTTGTGAAGATCATAAAAGATTTACCACAGCAGGAAGACACAGTTAATAAAGTTCGCTGTTATTACCATGACGAGACTATGAGCACTGTCAG GGATATTTCAGTGGAAGAGGATCTGAGCAGCATTCCATCATTCAAAGATCTCATGGAATTGATGAG GCGGGAGTTTGACCAAGATGACATTGTTTTGAATTACCGGGACCCTGACGGTGATCTGATCCGGCTACTCTCCGATCAAGATGTTGAACTCATGGTGTCTCAGAGCAGGAGAAGGCGATCTGAGAAGCATTTCTTCCCTTGGAAGCTGCACATCACGCACAAAGATGACTTGGGTGTCTACAACACTAGTCCAGGAATAGGTGCTACTCAAACAGTAAGAGCAACATAA